From the Streptomyces sp. Sge12 genome, the window CGCGCCCCCTCCACCCGCCCCGTCGGGGGAGGGGGTGGAGCCAGCGGATCCGGCTCCACCTGGCCGTCCGCCGCGATGTCCTGGACGGGCCCGCCGCCCAGCGCGACCGCCGCGAAGTCCCCGCCGGCCGGGGCCGGGCCGTGCCCGGCGTAGCCCCCGTACCCGGCGTACCCGGCCAGGCCCGCCAGATCGGCCACGCCGTCCGTGTCGTCGCCGTCCTCGATGGCCGTCAGCCGGGCCGCGGTGTCCATGAACGAGGGGTCCACCCGGTGCACCGCCCGGTACAGCGGCAGGGCCGCCGCCGAGCGCCCGGTGCCCTCCCGCGCCCGCGCCAGCCAGTACCGCAGCTCCTTGCGCTGGGGCTGCTCGCTGCGGCACCGCATCAGCGCCGCCGCCAGCATCGGCTCCGCCTGCCCGTACATCTCCAGCCGGACCCGCGCCATCCCGCCGAACAGCCCGGCCTCGATGCCCAGCAGCGGATCGTGCACCAGCGGCTCGGTGTGCCGGACCAGCTGCTCCCAGTCCTTGACCAGATACGCGCGGCAGGCGTGCAGGAACCGCACCTGCGCGTCGGTGTCCACCGGCGGCAGCGCGGCCAGCGCCTGGTCCAGCTCCGGCACATGGCGGCCGTCCAGCCAGTGCGAGGCGTGGGCGAGGAGCAGGTCCCGCCGGCTCTCCAGCACCGGCTGCACCCACCACCCCAGCCAGTACCAGGAGTTCAGCGTTCGCCGGTGCCGGGCGCGCTGCTCGCCGAACCGGTCCCGGTGGGCGTACATGCGAAGTAACGCGTTGCCGGTGTCGACCCGGAGCGCGTGCAGGCCCAGCCAGGCGTCGGCCATGGAGGGGTCGAGTCGTACGGCCGCCCGGAACTCCTCCTCGGCCTGCGGATAGGCGCCCATCGTGCAGGCGTCGACCCCGCGGAGCCAGGCGAGTTCGGCCGGGGCGTGCATGCTGCCCGGCGTGCCGAAATCCATCACGTCCCCCACAAGCCTGCCCCCGTGGTGCGCGGCAACCCCTGTGACGAGCACATGAGTTGCCCACTGCGCCGATGAAATCAGGGCTGCATCGTACCCGCGGTCACGCACCTTACGTAGGGCGCGACGGGCCCGGTTCCGGCGTGCGCCCCTCGGGCGTCCGGTGACTCAGGGTGAATGATCGGGGCGGATCCGCCCCGTGCGACACCGCGGGGGAGGGGGTCGCGGGCAGAACGAAGCCCCCGATCACGGGGGAACAATCGGGGGCTTCGTGTCCGCGCCGGCCTGTGAAGGCCTCGCATTGAGAACGTAAGGCCGGTGCGGGCCCCGGGTCAAGCGGGTCGGCCGGGGCTCGGCGGCGCCGGATTCCGGGGCCGTTCAGGCCCGGGGGAGTTCGTCACGCGCAGTGACGGAAGTGGAGGTTCCCGCCGTCGCTCGGGTCCCGGAAGACCACTCGTATCCCGTACCGCTCTGGCGTACCAGGGTGTCGGCGAAGGGGCGCGAAGGGTCGTTGGAGAAGTGCGCGCGCTCCGCGCGCTCCCATCCGTCCCAGAAGTCGGAAAGTTCACGCCCGTCCCGGTTTCGCCCCCGCTGCCAGGACTCCTCGCGGGGCGTCTCCATCCACAGGAGCCGCGCCAGACGCGGGCGCAACGCCCGCCGCCCGGCCCCGACCCCCTCCACCAGCAAGACCGGTACCGGCTCCAGCACCCGCTCCGGCCCGAAGCGGCGCTCCACCCAGTCGTACGGGGCCCAGTGCGCGGGCCGGCCGGCGGCGAGCGGCTCCAGCACCTGCGCGCGCAGCCGCTCCTCCCAGCCGAACGGCTCCGCATGGGTGGCCACGTCGTCCAGGTGCAGCACGGGCGCCCCCAGCAGCTCGGCGAGCCGTCCCGCGAAGGTGCTCTTCCCGGACCCCGCGTGCCCGTCGATCCCGATCAGGCGTACCGGGCCGAGCGAGGGCGCCGCGGCCGCGAGCTCCCGTGCGAGTGACTCAAGTGACTGCTGTGGCTCCACCCGACCAGCGTAGACAAGCCCGACACGAGCCGTGGCTTCGGGCCGCCGACGCCGGGAACTGGAAGGGTGATGCCACCCACGTGCCGTCCACGTGCCCAAGACGAGACGCCCACGAGCCGCCCCACGAGCCGCCCACGAGACGCCCACGAGCCGCCCACGCCGAAGACGCCCACGAGCCGCCGAAGTGCCACCGGAACGCCGACCCACCCTGGGGGAACCCGCGATGACCGAACCCACGCCGCGCAGGGCCGTACTCGTCGCCGCACTGGCGGTCGCCGCCGCGGCCACCGCCGCCACCGTCCCCGGCGGCAGCGCCTCGGCGGCCACCCCCGCGGCGCCACGGGTGCCGGGCCCCACCGTCGACAACCGCTTCTGGTACTCCTACGCCCACTGGCTCGCCGGCACCCACCGGGGCACCACCGCCGTCGGCGGCTCCCGCCCCGGCCTGGAGATCGCGGCGGCCGTCGGCCGCACCGAGTACGCCGACCCGCACACCGGGCGCAAGGCCACCTGGGAGTACGCCACCTGGACCTCCCCGGTGCACCGCTCCGGCGTGCCCGCCACCGAGGCGATCGCCTCCTGGAACGCCCGTACCCCGGCCGGTACCTGGATCCAGATCGAACTGCGCGGCACCTACACCGACGGCACGACCACCCCCTGGTACGTGATGGGCCGCTGGGCCTCGGGCGACGGCGACATCCGCCGCACCTCGGTGGACGGCCAGACCGACGGAAGGTCCACGGTCTGGACCGACACCCTGGCCCTCGACAGCCCGGCCGCGGCCGCCGGCCTGCGGATCGCGGCCTGGCAGCTCCGGCTCACCCTCCACCGGCGCCCGGGCGCCGGCCGCGGACCCACCGTATGGCTCGCGGGCGCCATGGTCTCCGACGTGCCGGACCGCTTCACCGTCACCCCCTCCGCGCCCTCCGCCCGTACCGCGCACGAGCTGAAGGTCCCGCGCTACTCGCAGGAGATCCACGCCGGCCAGTACCCCGAGTACGACAACGGGGGCGAGGCCTGGTGCAGCCCCACCTCCTCCCAGATGATCATCGAGTACTGGGGCGGCAAGGCCGCCCCCTCCTCCCTGACCTGGGTCAATCCGGGGTACGCCGACCCGCAGGTCTGCCACGCGGCCCGCTCCACCTACGACGCCGCATACAAGGGCTGCGGCAACTGGCCCTTCAACGCCGCCTACGCCGCCACCTATCGCGGCCTCGCCGGAGTCGTCACCCGCCTCACCTCCCTGGCCGACCTGGAGACCCTGGTCCGGGCCGGCCTCCCGGCCATCACCTCCCAGTCCTTCCGCCCGGACGAACTCACGGGCGCGGGCTACGGCACCGCCGGCCACCTGATGACCGTCATCGGCTTCACCGCGGCCGGGGACGTGATCGCCAACGACCCCAACTCGCCCGACAACCCCGCAGTGCGCCGCGTCTACCGGCGCGCCGAGTGGGAGAACATCTGGCTGCGCACCAAGCGCACGGGCGTCTCCGGCAAGGTCACCTCGGGCTCCGGGGGCATCTGTTACCTCTACGCCCCGGCCCTCCCGAACCGGGCGCAGATCCGCGCGCTGCGGGCGGTGGGGGTGCTGTGAGGGGGCCGCGAAATTCCCCGTTGACCAAGCGGCACGGGTAAGCGGAACATAGTGGGGTAAATGGCACATAAAGGCTTCTCAGTAGGAGGCGGCCAGCCATGACCACCCATCCCAGCATCGAACACCACCCCGACCTCGCCGAGATGCGCACCCGGTTCGAGCGGGTGACCAGCACCCCCCGCGCGCAGGCCGTCGAAGCGCTGGCCCTGATCACGGGCCTGTACCTGGCCGCCTCGCCGTGGATCGCAGGATTCAGCGACCTCACCCCGCTGGCGATCAACAACCTGATAGCCGGCCTGGCCTTCTGCCTGTGCATGGGCGGTCTGGGCTCCGCCTACGAGCGCACCCACGCGATGGCGTGGACGGCGGTCGCCCTCGGTGCGTGGACGATCATCGCCCCGTGGGCCATCGCCGGCGAGATGGACACGACGCGAACGGTGGTCAGCAATGTGATCGCCGGAGGTCTCGCCCTGTGCCTCGGCCTCGCGATGGCCGCCATGGCGGGCCGCAACCGCGAGTCCCGCGTCTGACCGGGGGCCGGAGGAAGCGCCGGAGCAGGGCGCCGGAAGCCGGATGCGTGAGCGTGCCGGGTCCCGACCGAGGAGGCCGGGACCCGGCCGTCTGCCGTCCCGGCCCCGTGGCCGCCCTGTCTGCCGGTCTGTCTGCCTGTCCGCCTTTGGCTGCCTCTGTCGGTGTTTGCGTGACGCATGCCACCCATGGCGTATCTACCGTGAAAGCCGCGAACGCTGGCACATTGGACACCATGACTGCCGACAGCGCCGCCCCCACCGCCGCCCCCCGGAACCTCGTCCGTACCGGAGGTCCCAAGGACGACTCCTCCTGGCTGGAGCACGTGCTCGGCTGGACCCTCGTGGTCGTCGTCGCCATGTTCGTCACCCAGATCGGCTGGCTCTGAGCCCCTCCCGGCCCTCCGGGATCACGAGGCCGCAAGCCGCAGCCCGTCGCTGACGGCTGATCCTCCCGTACGTCGTGCGGTGCGCAGGGGGAGTGCGAAAAAAAGGGCTCGGCACACAGGTCTGCCATACTGCGGGCACTCTGTGGCAGTTCGAGGCTAGGGCTGAATTTGAATAATAGTCAACAGCGTGGAGCGACCGGCCGATCCCAGGTACGCAAGGCCGAACTCATAGCCACCGGGCGCAAGTTGTTCGCCGACACCTCGTACGACGCGCTCTCCATGGACGACATCGCCAAACAGGCGGGCGTCGCCAAGGGGTTGATCTACTACTACTTCACCAGCAAGCGCGGCTACTACCTCGCCATCGTCGAGGACTCCCTGGCTGAACTCGTCGCCCGCGCCGGCGGCGACACCGACCTCCCCGGCGTGGAGCGGGTCCGCCGCACCATCGACGGCTACCTCCACTACGCCGAGCACCACCACGCCGCCTACCGCACGATCGTCACCGGCGGCGTCGGATCCGACGCCGAGGTGCTCGCCATCCGCGACTCCGTCCGCGAGGAGCTCGTCGCCACGATCGCCGAAGGCGCCTACGGACGCCGCACCCTCCCGCCGATCGCCCGCCTCGCCCTCGTGGGCTGGCTCTCCGCGGTCGAAGGGACCACCCTGGACTGGACAGGCGCACTGGGCGCCCCGGACCAGCCCGACCGCACCGCGCTCGGAGCCCTGCTGGTGCGCCAGCTGCGCGCGACACTGACAGTGATCGAGGAGTTCGTCCCGGAGTGTCCGGCACCTCCCACAGCCGAGGAGCCGTCCGACCGGCGAGGTGATCTTGCACCGGTGACGGGAAGCCCCTGATCGGGCATACTCAACCCGCCGCAGCCTCTGAACAGCCCCTTCCGTGATCCGGGAGGGCAACATCGGCTGTGGGAATACCGAGACCCGGCGCCGCGTCCCACACCTCACGCGCCGCCGCCGTGCCCGACCAGGGAGGAGAGCGCCGCCATGACAGACCGCGCCCCGCAGCCGGTGGACCGACAGCTGCCCACCGAGGAGTCCCGGGACCTCCTCGCCCTCGTACGCGAGATCGCGCAGCGGGAGATCCGCCCCAGGGCGGCCGAGGAGGAGGACTCCGGCCGGTTCCCGCGGGAGGTCTTCACCCTGCTCTCCGAGGCGGGCCTGCTCGGCCTTCCGTACCCCGGGGAATTCGGCGGCGGCGAGCAGCCCTACGAGGTCTACCTCCAGGTCCTCGAAGAGCTGGCCGCGGCCCGCCTCACCGTCGGGCTCGGCGTCAGCGTGCACTCCCTGGCCTGCCACGGCCTCGCCGGTTACGGCACCAAGGAGCAGCAGAGCGCCCACCTGCCCGACATGCTCGGCGGCGGCCTGCTGGGCGCCTACTGCCTCTCCGAGCCGGCCGCCGGCTCCGACGCCGCCTCGCTCACCACCAAGGCCGTCCGCGACGGCGACGACTGGCTCATCACCGGCACCAAGGCCTGGATCACCCACGGCGGCGTCGCCGACTTCTACACCGTCCTCGCGCGCACCGGCGCCCCGGGCCCCAAGGGGATCACGGCCTTCCTGGTCCCCGGGGACGCCCCGGGCCTGACCGCGGCCGTGCCCGAGAAGAAGATGGGCATGAAGGGCTCGCCCACCGCCCAGCTGCACTTCGACGGCGTACGGATCCCCGACTCCCGCCGCATCGGCGAGGAGGGGCAGGGCTTCACCATCGCCCTGGCCGCGCTCGACGCGGGCCGCCTGGGCATCGCCGCCTGCGCCATCGGCGTGGCCCAGGCCGCGCTGGACGAGGCGCTGGCCTACGCCCTGGACCGCAAGCAGTTCGGTCACCCCATCGCGGACTTCCAGGGGCTGCGCTTCATGCTGGCCGACATGGCCACCAAGATCGAGGCGGGCCGGGCGCTGTACCTCGCGGCCGCGCGGCTGCGGGACGCGGGCAAGCCGTTCTCCCGCCAGGCGGCCATGGCCAAGCTGTTCTGCACGGACGCGGCGATGTCCGTCACCACGGACGCGGTGCAGGTCCTCGGCGGATACGGCTACACGGCGGACTTCCCCGTCGAGCGGCTGATGCGGGAGGCGAAGGTGCTCCAGATCGTGGAGGGCACCAACCAGATCCAGCGCATGGTCATCGCCCGCCACCTGGCGGGCCCGGAGACGCGCTGACCGCGGTCAGTACAGCCCGCTGCTCTTGGTGGGCCAGACCGGGGAGGACGTGAGCCGCGACCACTCCGGATCACGCCGGCCGGGCAGAGTCCGGCCGGCGTCGGCCCACCGCGCCAGCAGATCGCGGTAGATCGGCGGATCCGGCGCCGGTTGGGGTTGCTGCGGCTGCTGCGGCTGCTGCTCGCGCGGCCGCTGAACCGATTCTTCGAAACCCGGCGGCACCGGGCGACGCCTTCGGCCCGTTGAAGACTGAAGCATGGTCATACCCGGCCAACGCGGAACCGAAGGCCCGGGTAATCGCCGCCGGGGTGCGCCTATCCGTTCGAGGTGTCGCCGGGGGCGGGGGCCGATCGGGCGGGCGGGGTCGAAGGGCGGCGGGGGGACTTCGAGGGCGCCAGCCAACCGAGCCGGGCCAAAGAGCGGCGGGGACTTCGGAGGCGGGAACCGGCCGGGCGGGGTCGAAGGGCGCGGGCGGGGACTCCGCGGGCGGGAGCCGACCGGGCCGGGTCGGATGATGCGGGGCGGCGTTGGCGGGCGGGAGCCACTCGGCCGGTAGTCAGGGACGCGTATGGGGGTTTCCCGTCAGTCTCATCGTCTCTCCGTGTCGGGCCGGTCCCTCAAGGGCGCTCCCTTCGGTCGCGTCGCTTCGCGATTTCGCTGCGCTCAACCCTTGACCGACCGTCCCGCCCCGGACATACGAAGACTGCCGGGAAACCCCCAAAGGAACGGGCCGGGCGTTCCTTTCCAGGGACGGGCACGTCAGAGACCCGCGAGCGGACCGGGCATGGCACGCCCCGGAGGCGGGCACGCCCGAAGCCGCCTGCCGGGTCGGTGGGCGCATCCAATCGCTACGCGCTCCTCACCTCTCAGCGTCTCCAGCCCGTCTGGGGCTGGACATAGGCCGCCCACGACCCATTGGCGCTCCTCGGTCACGCGTCCGAAGGCCGCACTGGGTTGGACAGAGGCCGCCCGCGACCGTGGGCGCTTCTCCTTCACGCGTCCGACGGCGGTCCGGGGTTGTACATAGGCCGCCCACGACCTCGGTTCGAGGCTCGACACGCGTCCGACGACCGCCTTGGGCCGGGCATAGGCCGCCCACGGGCCGTTGATGCTTCTCGACGACCGCGCCTGGCGCCCATCCGGGGTGGAAAAGCGTGGGACAGCGGCTATTTCGTCGTGGATGCGGGTCAGGGCACGTGGATGCCGCAAAGGGCCCACAGTTTGCCCCAATTGCTCCCGTATGTGCCCCTGTTTGTGGGCTCGGTCCGGCGCTGACCCGCATCCACGACGAAATAGCCGAAGGATCGGCGGTCAGCCCCTCCCAACGACCCGAGACGGTCGCCGGACGCGTGACCGAGGAGCGCCAGCGGGTCGTGGGCGGCTTATGCCCAGCCCAGGCGGTCGTTGGGCGCGTGATAGAGAAGCGCCAGCGGGTCGTGGGCGGTCCATGTCCAGCCCCGGACGGTCGCCGGACGCGGGGCCGAGGAGCACCAATCGCCCTGGGCGGCCTATGTCCCGCCCACAGCGGTCGTCGGACGCGTGACCGAGGAGGGCCAACCGCCCGTGGGCGGCTTATGCCCAGCCCAAGGTGGTCGTCGGACGCGTGAATGAGATGGGCCAACGGTCGTGGGCGGCCTATGTCCGACCCAAGACGGGCTGGAGACGCTGAGAGGCGAGAAGCGCGTAGCGATTTGCTGCGCTTCCCCCGGCCCGGCAGGTGGCTTCGGGTGGGCCCGTCTCGGGGGCGTGCCTGCGCCCGGTCTGCTCGCGGGTCTCTGATGTGCCCGTCCCTGGAAAGGAACGCCCGGCCCGTTCCTTTGGGGGTTTCCCGGCAGTCTTCGTATGTCCGGGGCGGGACGGTCGGTCAAGGGTGGCCGAAGGCCATCGCGAAGCGACGCGACCGAAGGGAGCGCCCTTGAGGGACCGGCCCGACACGGAGAGACGATGAGACTGACGGGAAACCCCCATACGCATCTCTGACTACCGGCCGAGTGGCTCCCGCCCGCCAATGCCGCCCCGCATCATCCGACCCCGCTCGGTCGGTTCCCGCCCTCGAAGTCCCCCGGCGCCCTCCGACGTGGCCCGGTCGGTTGCCGCCCGCGGAGTCCCCGCCCGCGCCCTTCGGCCCCCGCCCGGTCGGTTCCCGCCTCCGTAGTCCCCGCCGCCGCCCTTCGGCCCCGCCCGTCGGCTGCCGCCCTCGAAGTCCCCCGCCGCCCTCCGACCCCGCCCGGTCGGTTCCCGCCTCCGAAGTCCCCCCGCCGCCCTTCGGCCCCGCCCGGTCGGCTGCCGCCCCCGAAGCCCGCCGCCGCCTTCGACCCCGCCCGGCCGGCGCCCCCCCCGCCCCCGGAGGGCACGGCGAAGTGCGCCGGGCTGTCATGGCGTGCCAGAAGGGTGGCCCCCGGGGCTGTTTCTGACGTACCGTCATATCCGCTTGAGCCGCCCCCAAGCCGCCCCCCCAAGCCGCCCCTTCGCGCCCCGAAGCTGCCCGTCCAGGAGGTTCGCCATGCCCGCCGACCGGCCCGTCGCGCTCGACGAATACCCCATCCACCAGGCCCCCTTGTCGATGAAGCACGTCGTCAGCGGTGACCGGAACGCCTATGACCGCTGCATCTTCCACGTCTTCGACCACGCCGGCCGCGCCGTCCTGATCCTCGGCCTCGGCGTGTACCCCAACGCCGGGGTCATCGACGCCTACGCCACCCTCCGCATCGGCGACGAGCTCATCGCCGTCCGGGCCTCCGACGCCCTCACCGACGACCGGATGAACCTCTCGGTGGGACCCCTGTCCATCACCGTCGACGTGCCGCTCAAACAGCTCACGCTGCGCTGCGCTCCCGATCCGGCAGACCCGCACGGGCTCTCGTACGACATCACCTGGACCGCCGAGTTCCCTGCCGTCTGGGAGCCGCACCACGTCCAGCGGCGCGGTGACCGCCTCATGCTGGAGGGACGCCGCTTCGTCCAGGCCGGCCGGGCCACCGGCACGATCCGGGCCAAGAGCGAGGAGTTCGTCCTCACGCCGGGGGAGTGGACCGGTACCCGCGACCGGAGTTGGGGCGTGCGCCCGATCCCCGGGGAGGAGGGCGGCCGCGCTGCCGAGGAGTACCGCCCCGAGGGCTTCCACTGGCTGTGGATCCCGGTCCGCTTCGAGGACCGCTTCGTCATGGTCATCGTCCAGGAGGACGCCGACGGCCACCGCACCCTGAACGAAGCCGTGCAGGTCTTCCCCGAGGGCAGCGGCCGCCACGACGTCCAACTCGGCTGGCCGCACACCGAGATCCGCTACCGGCCCGGCAGCCGGCACCCCGAGCGGGCCGTCGTCCACCTCACCGACCCCTCCCGCAAGCCCCTGGAGCTGGCCGTGGAGATCCTGAACTCCTCCCCGCTCG encodes:
- a CDS encoding AAA family ATPase codes for the protein MDFGTPGSMHAPAELAWLRGVDACTMGAYPQAEEEFRAAVRLDPSMADAWLGLHALRVDTGNALLRMYAHRDRFGEQRARHRRTLNSWYWLGWWVQPVLESRRDLLLAHASHWLDGRHVPELDQALAALPPVDTDAQVRFLHACRAYLVKDWEQLVRHTEPLVHDPLLGIEAGLFGGMARVRLEMYGQAEPMLAAALMRCRSEQPQRKELRYWLARAREGTGRSAAALPLYRAVHRVDPSFMDTAARLTAIEDGDDTDGVADLAGLAGYAGYGGYAGHGPAPAGGDFAAVALGGGPVQDIAADGQVEPDPLAPPPPPTGRVEGARRKVPVPPQGAAEGLPAGPADPAALAEALAELERMVGLEPVKRQVKALSAQLHMARLRAGQGLPVQPPKRHFVFSGPSGTGKTTVARILGRVFYALGLLGGDHLVEAQRADLVGEFLGQTAVKANELIDSAIGGVLFVDEAYSLSNSGYSKGDAYGDEALQVLLKRAEDNRDHLVVILAGYPAGMDRLLAANPGLSSRFTTRVDFPSYRPPELTAIGGVLADANGDHWDEEALEELRSISGHVVEQGWIDELGNGRFLRTLYEKSCAYRDLRLAGFAGEPSRDDLATLRLPDLMQAYGEVLSGRGPQERPDPPPL
- a CDS encoding uridine kinase family protein — encoded protein: MEPQQSLESLARELAAAAPSLGPVRLIGIDGHAGSGKSTFAGRLAELLGAPVLHLDDVATHAEPFGWEERLRAQVLEPLAAGRPAHWAPYDWVERRFGPERVLEPVPVLLVEGVGAGRRALRPRLARLLWMETPREESWQRGRNRDGRELSDFWDGWERAERAHFSNDPSRPFADTLVRQSGTGYEWSSGTRATAGTSTSVTARDELPRA
- a CDS encoding peptidase C39 family protein gives rise to the protein MTEPTPRRAVLVAALAVAAAATAATVPGGSASAATPAAPRVPGPTVDNRFWYSYAHWLAGTHRGTTAVGGSRPGLEIAAAVGRTEYADPHTGRKATWEYATWTSPVHRSGVPATEAIASWNARTPAGTWIQIELRGTYTDGTTTPWYVMGRWASGDGDIRRTSVDGQTDGRSTVWTDTLALDSPAAAAGLRIAAWQLRLTLHRRPGAGRGPTVWLAGAMVSDVPDRFTVTPSAPSARTAHELKVPRYSQEIHAGQYPEYDNGGEAWCSPTSSQMIIEYWGGKAAPSSLTWVNPGYADPQVCHAARSTYDAAYKGCGNWPFNAAYAATYRGLAGVVTRLTSLADLETLVRAGLPAITSQSFRPDELTGAGYGTAGHLMTVIGFTAAGDVIANDPNSPDNPAVRRVYRRAEWENIWLRTKRTGVSGKVTSGSGGICYLYAPALPNRAQIRALRAVGVL
- a CDS encoding SPW repeat protein; amino-acid sequence: MTTHPSIEHHPDLAEMRTRFERVTSTPRAQAVEALALITGLYLAASPWIAGFSDLTPLAINNLIAGLAFCLCMGGLGSAYERTHAMAWTAVALGAWTIIAPWAIAGEMDTTRTVVSNVIAGGLALCLGLAMAAMAGRNRESRV
- a CDS encoding SCO1431 family membrane protein; the protein is MTADSAAPTAAPRNLVRTGGPKDDSSWLEHVLGWTLVVVVAMFVTQIGWL
- a CDS encoding TetR/AcrR family transcriptional regulator; protein product: MNNSQQRGATGRSQVRKAELIATGRKLFADTSYDALSMDDIAKQAGVAKGLIYYYFTSKRGYYLAIVEDSLAELVARAGGDTDLPGVERVRRTIDGYLHYAEHHHAAYRTIVTGGVGSDAEVLAIRDSVREELVATIAEGAYGRRTLPPIARLALVGWLSAVEGTTLDWTGALGAPDQPDRTALGALLVRQLRATLTVIEEFVPECPAPPTAEEPSDRRGDLAPVTGSP
- a CDS encoding acyl-CoA dehydrogenase, whose product is MTDRAPQPVDRQLPTEESRDLLALVREIAQREIRPRAAEEEDSGRFPREVFTLLSEAGLLGLPYPGEFGGGEQPYEVYLQVLEELAAARLTVGLGVSVHSLACHGLAGYGTKEQQSAHLPDMLGGGLLGAYCLSEPAAGSDAASLTTKAVRDGDDWLITGTKAWITHGGVADFYTVLARTGAPGPKGITAFLVPGDAPGLTAAVPEKKMGMKGSPTAQLHFDGVRIPDSRRIGEEGQGFTIALAALDAGRLGIAACAIGVAQAALDEALAYALDRKQFGHPIADFQGLRFMLADMATKIEAGRALYLAAARLRDAGKPFSRQAAMAKLFCTDAAMSVTTDAVQVLGGYGYTADFPVERLMREAKVLQIVEGTNQIQRMVIARHLAGPETR